The proteins below come from a single Natranaerofaba carboxydovora genomic window:
- a CDS encoding A24 family peptidase, with protein sequence MNLLPDLGIIDIFLLLVLSLALYFDLKEKRIPNKITITAVVLGLSYRAVTGGLPGVYDALLGGLVGFVILLVPFLLRGIGGGDVKLLTAIGVLKGVEFVFYTALAMGVIGGIIAVYYYFFVKLRGAYFPYGLAISIGAVIALAL encoded by the coding sequence ATGAACTTACTTCCCGATCTAGGGATTATAGATATATTTTTGCTGTTGGTACTATCTTTAGCTTTATATTTTGATCTTAAAGAAAAACGGATACCAAACAAAATTACAATTACTGCAGTAGTTCTGGGTCTTAGCTACAGAGCAGTGACTGGAGGTTTACCAGGTGTTTATGATGCTTTGCTTGGAGGACTAGTAGGATTTGTAATTTTGCTTGTGCCATTTTTGCTACGAGGCATTGGCGGTGGAGATGTTAAGCTTCTTACTGCTATAGGCGTATTAAAGGGAGTGGAGTTTGTATTTTATACAGCTCTTGCTATGGGTGTGATAGGTGGTATAATCGCAGTTTATTATTATTTCTTTGTGAAACTTAGAGGAGCATATTTCCCATATGGGCTTGCCATATCCATAGGAGCAGTTATCGCCCTTGCGCTATAA
- a CDS encoding Flp family type IVb pilin, translating into MLNLVERELRRLWIDDGGQGLTEYALILGLIVLAAVGGVTLLGQSVLNLFEYVADKEIFNATLPVSKF; encoded by the coding sequence ATGCTTAACTTGGTAGAAAGAGAGCTAAGAAGATTATGGATAGATGATGGAGGACAGGGTTTAACAGAATATGCACTAATCCTAGGCTTAATAGTTTTAGCAGCTGTTGGTGGAGTAACCTTACTTGGTCAAAGTGTACTTAATCTATTCGAATATGTAGCAGATAAGGAAATTTTTAATGCTACCCTGCCTGTTTCAAAGTTTTAG
- a CDS encoding Flp family type IVb pilin has translation MLNQLKRLWSEEDGQGMVEYGLILALVSVVAIGALLLLGEGLEGIFGEVEESLEVPE, from the coding sequence ATGCTTAACCAGCTAAAAAGATTATGGAGTGAAGAAGACGGACAGGGAATGGTTGAATACGGATTAATTCTTGCTCTTGTATCAGTAGTAGCTATTGGAGCTTTGCTATTGCTTGGTGAAGGATTAGAAGGAATATTTGGAGAGGTGGAAGAGAGTTTAGAGGTACCTGAATAA